The Thermobispora bispora DSM 43833 genome window below encodes:
- the purN gene encoding phosphoribosylglycinamide formyltransferase: protein MTFRLVVLVSGSGTNLQALLDASADPAFGARVVAVGADRDGIEGLARAERAGVPTFVVKLSDFPTRQEWDAHLAARIAEHEPNLVVSAGFMKILGPHVLGAFPVVNTHPALLPAFPGTHAVRDALEYGVRVTGCTIHLVDAGVDTGPVIAQEPVRVEEGDDEATLHERIKTVERRLLVDVVGRMAREGWSVSGRRVRIGGTEGPGGSPQTGQESGRITK, encoded by the coding sequence CTGACTTTCCGGCTCGTTGTCCTCGTCTCGGGTTCGGGGACGAACCTGCAAGCGTTGCTCGACGCCTCGGCCGACCCGGCCTTCGGCGCGCGCGTGGTCGCCGTGGGCGCGGACCGGGACGGCATCGAAGGCCTGGCCCGGGCGGAGCGCGCCGGGGTCCCCACGTTCGTCGTGAAGCTGAGCGACTTCCCCACCCGCCAGGAGTGGGACGCCCACCTCGCCGCGCGCATCGCCGAGCATGAGCCGAACCTGGTGGTGTCCGCCGGCTTCATGAAGATCCTCGGTCCGCACGTGCTCGGCGCGTTCCCGGTGGTGAACACCCACCCCGCGCTGCTGCCCGCCTTCCCCGGCACGCACGCGGTGCGCGACGCCCTCGAGTACGGGGTCCGGGTCACCGGATGCACAATCCACCTCGTCGACGCGGGGGTGGACACCGGCCCGGTCATCGCCCAGGAGCCGGTCCGCGTCGAAGAGGGGGACGACGAGGCGACCCTGCACGAGCGGATCAAGACCGTCGAGCGCCGGTTGCTCGTCGACGTCGTCGGCCGGATGGCCCGCGAGGGCTGGTCGGTGTCGGGGCGGCGGGTGCGGATCGGCGGCACGGAGGGTCCCGGCGGGAGTCCCCAGACCGGCCAGGAGTCAGGGAGGATCACGAAGTGA
- the purH gene encoding bifunctional phosphoribosylaminoimidazolecarboxamide formyltransferase/IMP cyclohydrolase, whose protein sequence is MTRIAIRRALIAVYDKTGLEELARGLEAAGVEIVSTGGTAATIASFGVPVTKVESLTGFPECLDGRVKTLHPRIHAGLLADGENPAHVKQLEELEIEPFQLAVVNLYPFAETVASGAAPAECIAQIDIGGPAMIRAAAKNHNTVAVVVDPAEYPAVLAAVEAGGFTLEERRRLAAKAYAHTAAYDVAVASWFANDYAPEGEWPSFLGAAWHRKAVLRYGENPHQRAALYVGSGEGLATAEQLHGKEMSYNNYVDADAAWRAVWDFAEPCVAIIKHTNPCGIAIGADVAEAHRKAHACDPVSAFGGVIAVNREVTVELAEQIAPIFTEVVVAPSFAPEALEVLRQKKNIRLLACPGRPSDRGEFRRIDGGVLVQTVDRLDAPGDDPASWELKAGSPASPEVLADLAFAWRACRAVKSNAIVLASGGATVGVGMGQVNRVDSARLAVTRAGDRAAGAVAASDAFFPFPDGLQVLAEAGVTAIVEPGGSIRDDEVIAAANEAGVTLYFTGTRHFFH, encoded by the coding sequence GTGACGCGAATCGCCATCCGGCGCGCGCTGATCGCGGTGTACGACAAGACCGGGCTGGAGGAGCTGGCCCGTGGGCTCGAGGCCGCTGGGGTGGAGATCGTCTCAACCGGCGGCACGGCCGCCACGATCGCGTCCTTCGGCGTGCCGGTCACGAAGGTGGAGTCCCTCACCGGCTTCCCCGAGTGCCTGGACGGCCGGGTGAAGACGCTCCACCCGCGGATCCACGCGGGCCTGCTCGCCGACGGGGAGAACCCCGCGCACGTCAAGCAGCTCGAAGAGCTGGAGATCGAACCGTTCCAGCTCGCGGTGGTGAACCTGTACCCGTTCGCCGAGACCGTCGCCTCCGGCGCCGCACCGGCCGAGTGCATCGCGCAGATCGACATCGGCGGCCCGGCGATGATCCGCGCGGCGGCGAAGAACCACAACACCGTCGCCGTGGTCGTCGACCCCGCGGAGTACCCGGCCGTGCTCGCCGCGGTCGAGGCCGGCGGCTTCACGCTCGAGGAGCGGCGGCGGCTCGCGGCGAAGGCGTACGCGCACACCGCGGCCTACGACGTGGCGGTCGCCTCCTGGTTCGCGAACGACTACGCCCCCGAGGGGGAGTGGCCGTCGTTCCTGGGCGCGGCCTGGCACCGCAAGGCCGTGCTGCGCTACGGCGAGAACCCGCACCAGCGGGCCGCGCTCTACGTCGGCTCGGGGGAGGGCCTCGCCACGGCCGAGCAGCTCCACGGCAAGGAGATGTCCTACAACAACTACGTGGACGCCGACGCGGCGTGGCGGGCGGTCTGGGACTTCGCCGAGCCCTGCGTGGCGATCATCAAGCACACGAACCCGTGCGGCATCGCGATCGGCGCGGACGTGGCCGAGGCGCACCGCAAGGCGCACGCGTGCGACCCGGTCTCCGCGTTCGGCGGGGTGATCGCGGTGAACCGGGAGGTGACCGTGGAGCTCGCCGAGCAGATCGCGCCGATCTTCACCGAGGTGGTGGTCGCGCCGTCGTTCGCCCCCGAGGCCCTGGAGGTGCTGCGGCAGAAGAAGAACATCCGGCTCCTCGCCTGCCCGGGCCGGCCGTCGGACCGGGGCGAGTTCCGCCGGATCGACGGGGGAGTGCTCGTCCAGACGGTCGACCGGCTGGACGCCCCGGGCGACGACCCCGCCTCCTGGGAGCTGAAGGCGGGCAGCCCGGCCTCGCCCGAGGTGCTCGCGGACCTCGCCTTCGCCTGGCGGGCCTGCCGCGCGGTGAAGTCCAACGCGATCGTGCTCGCCTCCGGCGGGGCCACGGTCGGGGTCGGCATGGGGCAGGTCAACCGGGTGGACTCGGCCCGCCTCGCCGTGACCCGGGCGGGTGATCGCGCGGCCGGCGCGGTCGCGGCCTCGGACGCGTTCTTCCCGTTCCCGGACGGCCTGCAGGTGCTGGCCGAGGCCGGGGTGACGGCGATCGTCGAGCCGGGTGGGTCGATCCGGGACGACGAGGTCATCGCCGCGGCGAACGAGGCGGGGGTCACCCTGTACTTCACCGGGACCCGCCATTTCTTCCACTGA
- a CDS encoding bifunctional methylenetetrahydrofolate dehydrogenase/methenyltetrahydrofolate cyclohydrolase: MSAQILDGKATAASIKADLANRVKALAAKGITPGLGTILVGDDPGSQVYVAGKHRDCAEVGIASIRRDLPATATQAEVEAVIDELNADPACTGYILQLPVPRHLDTQALIERIDPAKDADGLHPVNLGRLVHMVDAPLPCTPRGIVVLLQRYGVPLKGAEVVVIGRGITVGRPLGLLLTRRTENATVTLCHTGTRDLRSHVRRADIVVAAAGVPGLVTADMVKPGAAVLDVGVSRVDGKIVGDVAPEVREVAGFMAPNPGGVGPMTRAMLLTNVVEAAERLAAA, encoded by the coding sequence ATGAGCGCGCAGATTCTGGACGGCAAAGCGACCGCGGCCTCGATCAAGGCCGACCTCGCCAACCGGGTGAAGGCGCTGGCGGCGAAAGGGATCACCCCCGGCCTCGGCACGATCCTGGTGGGCGATGACCCGGGCAGCCAGGTCTACGTGGCGGGCAAGCACCGCGACTGCGCCGAGGTCGGCATCGCGTCCATCCGCCGGGACCTGCCGGCGACGGCGACCCAGGCCGAGGTGGAGGCCGTGATCGACGAGCTCAACGCCGACCCGGCCTGCACCGGCTACATCCTCCAGCTCCCGGTGCCGCGCCACCTCGACACCCAGGCGCTGATCGAGCGGATCGACCCGGCCAAGGACGCCGACGGCCTCCACCCGGTGAACCTCGGCCGGCTCGTGCACATGGTCGACGCGCCGCTGCCGTGCACGCCCCGGGGGATCGTGGTCCTCCTCCAGCGGTACGGCGTGCCGCTCAAGGGCGCCGAGGTCGTGGTGATCGGCCGGGGCATCACGGTCGGCCGCCCGCTCGGCCTCCTCCTCACCCGCCGGACCGAGAACGCGACCGTCACCCTCTGTCACACCGGCACCCGGGACCTGCGCTCCCACGTACGGCGGGCCGACATCGTGGTGGCGGCGGCGGGCGTGCCCGGCCTCGTCACCGCCGACATGGTGAAGCCCGGCGCCGCCGTGCTCGACGTCGGCGTCTCCCGCGTGGACGGCAAGATCGTCGGGGACGTCGCACCGGAGGTGCGCGAGGTCGCCGGCTTCATGGCGCCCAACCCGGGCGGCGTCGGCCCGATGACCCGGGCGATGCTGCTCACCAACGTGGTGGAGGCCGCCGAGCGCCTGGCCGCAGCCTGA
- a CDS encoding FHA domain-containing protein, which translates to MEGPFIRIEESGEIVSLRSEVTTVGRGRGVDIRLTDPTVSRLHAELVRRGPYVYVVDLGLSRNGTRVNGRPIARRVLEDGDVISFGAARTRIGGIPHEDLAPDVELRRAIAPELTRRELDVLTSLCRPALSDEAFVSPATAKEIADDLVVTEAAVKQHLLRLYQKFRIPEGANRRTRLANEVVALGLVRPTPVVPSQRSSGPREQEQERRQQQRQRPGRRAS; encoded by the coding sequence GTGGAGGGGCCGTTCATTCGGATCGAGGAGAGCGGCGAGATCGTGTCGTTGCGCTCCGAGGTCACCACGGTCGGGCGTGGCCGTGGCGTGGACATCCGGCTCACCGACCCGACCGTCTCACGGCTGCACGCCGAACTCGTCCGCCGCGGGCCCTACGTGTACGTCGTGGATCTCGGTCTGTCGCGGAACGGCACCCGGGTGAACGGGAGGCCGATCGCGCGGAGGGTCCTGGAGGACGGTGACGTCATCTCCTTCGGCGCCGCCCGGACCAGGATCGGCGGCATCCCGCATGAGGACCTCGCCCCCGACGTCGAGCTGCGCCGGGCCATCGCCCCCGAGCTGACCCGGCGGGAGCTCGACGTCCTCACCTCGCTGTGCCGGCCGGCGCTGTCCGACGAGGCGTTCGTCTCGCCGGCCACGGCCAAGGAGATCGCCGACGATCTCGTCGTCACCGAGGCGGCGGTCAAGCAGCACCTGCTGCGGCTGTACCAGAAGTTCCGCATCCCCGAGGGGGCGAACCGGCGGACCCGGCTCGCCAACGAGGTCGTCGCCCTCGGCCTGGTACGGCCCACCCCGGTCGTGCCGTCCCAGCGGTCCTCGGGGCCGCGGGAGCAGGAGCAGGAGCGGCGGCAGCAGCAACGCCAGCGGCCGGGCCGCCGCGCCTCTTGA
- a CDS encoding citrate/2-methylcitrate synthase: MADNPTKGLADVVAASTALSDIDGKAGRLSYRGYDIHDLAGRTSFEEIAYLLQRGALPNRAQLDAYTAELAEGRSLGPLAEACLGAIAERQEPMEALRSLVSLTGADDPDKNSNAPEANLRKAARLTAQQPILVARYHAARTGATLPEIDPEAGIAEAFLHQITGRRPSQREIEIFDTCLVLHADHTMNASTFAARVCAATLSDMHSAIVAALGTLKGPLHGGANEQVMRTLEAMDPRGVARAVREKLARGEKIMGFGHRVYKTEDPRATHLRRMSQELAEASGDDTYFRMSREMEEVVFAEKGLYPNVDFYAATVYHYLGIPTDLFTPVFSISRMAGWTAHVIEQHADNRLIRPDSEYVGERDKKWLPIDER, translated from the coding sequence ATGGCGGACAACCCCACCAAAGGTCTCGCCGACGTCGTCGCCGCGTCAACAGCGCTGAGCGACATCGATGGCAAGGCCGGCCGGCTCTCCTACCGTGGGTACGACATCCACGACCTGGCCGGCCGGACGAGTTTCGAGGAGATCGCCTACCTGCTCCAGCGCGGGGCCCTGCCCAACCGGGCGCAGCTCGACGCGTACACCGCGGAGCTCGCCGAGGGGCGCTCGCTCGGCCCGCTGGCCGAGGCGTGCCTCGGCGCCATCGCCGAGCGGCAGGAGCCCATGGAGGCCCTGCGGTCCCTGGTCTCCCTCACCGGTGCCGACGACCCGGATAAGAACTCCAACGCACCCGAGGCCAACCTCCGCAAGGCCGCGCGCCTCACCGCCCAGCAGCCGATCCTCGTCGCCCGCTACCACGCGGCCCGGACCGGCGCCACCCTTCCCGAGATCGACCCCGAGGCCGGCATCGCCGAGGCCTTCCTGCACCAGATCACCGGCCGGCGCCCCTCCCAGCGCGAGATCGAGATCTTCGACACCTGTCTCGTGCTCCACGCCGACCACACCATGAACGCCTCGACGTTCGCGGCCCGGGTCTGCGCGGCCACCCTCTCCGACATGCACTCGGCGATCGTCGCCGCGCTCGGCACGCTCAAGGGCCCGCTCCACGGCGGCGCGAACGAGCAGGTGATGCGGACGCTGGAGGCGATGGACCCCCGCGGCGTGGCCCGAGCCGTGCGGGAGAAGCTGGCCCGGGGCGAGAAGATCATGGGCTTCGGGCACCGGGTCTACAAGACGGAGGACCCCCGGGCGACCCACCTGCGGCGCATGTCGCAGGAGCTCGCCGAGGCGTCCGGAGACGACACGTACTTCCGGATGTCCAGGGAGATGGAGGAGGTCGTCTTCGCGGAGAAGGGCCTCTACCCGAACGTGGACTTCTACGCGGCCACGGTCTACCACTACCTGGGCATCCCCACCGACCTGTTCACCCCGGTCTTCTCCATCAGCCGGATGGCGGGGTGGACGGCCCATGTGATCGAACAGCACGCCGACAACCGGCTGATCCGGCCGGACAGCGAGTACGTCGGCGAACGGGACAAGAAGTGGCTGCCGATTGACGAACGCTGA
- a CDS encoding DUF3017 domain-containing protein, producing MSTRRNGGGFAWGPYLLVLLCAAAGLALIPFGVEPWVSGVVLGGSLVLGAALRLVISDEQAHGLKVRSRKTDVLVLATLGAALVAGSLSLLLPLHRT from the coding sequence TTGAGTACCCGGAGGAACGGCGGCGGTTTCGCCTGGGGACCGTACCTGCTGGTGCTGCTGTGCGCGGCCGCGGGGCTCGCCCTGATCCCGTTCGGGGTCGAGCCCTGGGTGAGCGGGGTGGTCCTCGGCGGCTCCCTGGTCCTGGGCGCCGCCCTCCGCCTGGTCATATCCGATGAGCAGGCCCACGGGCTCAAGGTGCGCAGCCGGAAGACGGACGTCCTCGTCCTCGCCACCCTCGGCGCCGCCCTGGTGGCCGGCTCGCTGAGCCTGCTGCTCCCGTTGCACCGTACCTAG